In the Acidobacteriota bacterium genome, one interval contains:
- a CDS encoding (2Fe-2S)-binding protein, translating into MSRKKELKDQTESGVTRRGFLGSVSAGAVAAATGVVRPAEGVPEITSPDEMLQVALNINGRIHRLLVEPRWTLLFVLRERLGITGTKAGCERGECGSCTVLIDGRPRYACMTLAVEAVGSEITTVEGLLDGEELGPVQQAFVEEDAFQCGYCTPGQVMAAEGLLRIQPSPSPDEIRRGMSGNLCRCGAYPHIENAVANAAEKKKGGR; encoded by the coding sequence ATGAGTCGGAAGAAGGAGCTGAAAGACCAGACCGAGAGCGGCGTCACGAGACGGGGCTTCCTCGGGTCGGTGAGCGCTGGAGCGGTGGCGGCAGCTACCGGCGTTGTGCGCCCCGCCGAAGGGGTGCCGGAGATCACTTCGCCCGATGAGATGCTGCAGGTGGCGCTGAACATCAACGGGCGGATCCACCGTCTCCTGGTAGAACCCAGGTGGACCCTGCTCTTCGTCCTCAGGGAACGGCTCGGCATCACCGGCACCAAGGCCGGCTGCGAGCGCGGCGAATGCGGCAGCTGCACGGTCCTGATCGACGGCCGGCCGCGTTACGCCTGCATGACCCTTGCGGTCGAGGCGGTGGGCTCCGAGATCACCACCGTCGAGGGACTGCTCGATGGCGAAGAGCTCGGCCCGGTGCAACAGGCATTCGTCGAGGAAGACGCTTTCCAGTGTGGTTACTGCACCCCGGGCCAGGTGATGGCGGCCGAGGGTCTGCTCCGGATCCAGCCCTCCCCTTCTCCCGATGAGATCCGGCGCGGGATGAGCGGCAACCTCTGCCGCTGCGGCGCCTATCCGCACATCGAGAACGCGGTCGCAAACGCCGCCGAAAAGAAGAAGGGAGGCCGGTGA
- a CDS encoding DUF364 domain-containing protein: MESPGPTADSCVDAIIAAASQAPAADLIDVRVGQYWVVVRTTVGTGLASAMHSEAHLHGSKPVAAAGELHRRTPQQLTRLLHSDSPPESAIGLAAANALLGPTATSLREEKAVEVLRERGRDKRVAMVGRFPFADRLREDCELLWVFERGINRRGEDLGEEAMDDLLPQADVVAVTATTLANHTLPTIMACVRPDAFVMLLGPSTPLTQTLFQFGFEVLCGTVVDDPETVVRAVEQGAVTSQITGVRRVALWRDE; this comes from the coding sequence ATGGAGAGCCCCGGTCCGACCGCCGATTCATGCGTCGACGCCATCATCGCCGCTGCGTCGCAGGCGCCCGCCGCAGATCTGATCGACGTCAGGGTTGGACAGTACTGGGTCGTGGTTCGCACCACTGTCGGCACCGGGCTGGCCTCGGCCATGCATTCGGAGGCACACCTCCACGGATCGAAACCGGTCGCAGCAGCCGGAGAGCTCCACCGACGGACGCCGCAGCAGCTCACGAGGTTGCTCCACTCGGATTCGCCGCCCGAAAGCGCCATCGGCCTCGCTGCAGCCAACGCCCTGCTCGGTCCCACTGCAACATCACTGCGCGAGGAGAAGGCGGTGGAGGTCCTCCGCGAACGCGGACGCGACAAGAGGGTGGCGATGGTCGGTCGCTTCCCTTTTGCCGACAGGCTGCGTGAAGACTGCGAACTGCTGTGGGTCTTCGAGCGTGGTATCAACCGCCGGGGGGAGGATCTCGGCGAGGAAGCGATGGATGACCTGCTTCCCCAGGCAGACGTCGTTGCGGTAACCGCGACCACTCTCGCCAATCACACGCTGCCGACAATCATGGCGTGCGTGCGCCCCGACGCCTTCGTCATGCTGCTCGGCCCGAGCACGCCGCTGACGCAGACCCTGTTCCAGTTCGGCTTCGAGGTACTCTGCGGCACCGTCGTCGACGACCCGGAAACGGTCGTCCGCGCGGTCGAGCAGGGCGCAGTCACGTCGCAAATCACCGGCGTTCGCCGGGTTGCGTTGTGGCGTGATGAATGA